The Hevea brasiliensis isolate MT/VB/25A 57/8 chromosome 9, ASM3005281v1, whole genome shotgun sequence nucleotide sequence aataatttattttacaaataaatatTCATTTCTTTAATTCAAATTATAGTTTTGTCCCATAATCAGTTAGATCAACTTGATAATTATATTCAATGGCAATCCAAACATGCCTGATGCCTCTTGTCAATGGAATCAattattttaatgtacaattttattataaatttataactatattttcttttaaatttttttgccaactttttttttaaattagaataaaagtaaaattaaaataatataaatagtatatttttaacACTAACTTTtgtgtttacatttatttttagaaattttatatttatttaataatttttatgaaataataataaaaagaaaaaagattcAATGAATTTTGAAATAATTGTATGCTAGAATACTGTATTTTTttagcataaaaaaaattatgcaacAATAATAAAGTAGTAAAAAACTATTAATTAAaagtatttaaaaaataatatttaatcaaaattttttttataaaataataataaaggatgagaatttaattaatttacaaataattaatAGATGACTATTTTAAAAGTTAttcttattaatatattttagtttaaatttatttttttaaaaatatatttaacgaTGCTTCCCattgtttttattattatttcttagcattattttttttttaatttttgagatttGTATGTCATAATAATGTATTTTTTTAACATAAAATagcaaaaaaagttaaaaaaatatacttttattataaaataagataaaataaattaaaaatatactttTATAAACTACACATTTTTAATtactatttattaaaaattttattaaataatatatttatgtaactTTTATAATAATTCACATACGATGTGAAAATACATCtagtttataattaataatttaaagtgataaaaatattaattattaataatatttatatataattatttataaaatataaatatatacaattaagcaTTTCAGTTATATTTGGGCTGAATTAGATATTAATTCTCTAAAACAATCAatcaaaatatatattaaaactgAAACATATAAATAAACTCACAAATGGCATCCatttgataaaaatattaattaattaatatatcacATAGCAAAAGATATTAATTAGTTCATATTGAAGaaggacatatatatatatatatatatatatatatatatatatatatatatatatatatatatatatatcaattaaaaatataaataatttattatttattaaattttaaattttaaaatttaataaaattaatttatataagaaATCCTTtatgtaatttatatttttaattatttattaaggcttttttttcaaaatcttaatatttatatttgataaactgttttaaatctcatttatttgtatgtataaatatattttacaCTACAAAAAATAGATGTAAATGTTTTAGAGTTTAAAATTATGTAatgtctaaaaaaaaaaaattgtaactgtcacaattaaaaaataatatattgattaatttatttatttttacgtttaaaataaaattatagttaattaaaaattttatagttaattaaaaattttattattaataaaatataatatattaatttatatattttattttcattaatgaaattttttttataatttttattaattaatcgttcaatttaattaaatccaTTTTTTTCCCCTCGCCTCTGCTTCCCCATATTCAAaacgttatttatttatttttaaaaaaaatcacattTGGGGTGTTGTAGTTCCTTCTCTTATTAACAACCCTGAATTTGCGATGGGAAAGTAACCCTCACAATTAAAGCTAGGCACGAATCCATACAAAAAACTCTGATAATCCATTCCAAGATCCAAACCCAGCTTTAGCtttaattctttttcatcttTCCCTTCCACTTTACCAGCCAGAATTGTGCATTTTGATCCAAGAAAACTATTATTTCACACTTGTTTCTGCTTCTTTTTGGAAGGCCTATCAATCAAAAGAAGATGGAGAAGCCAGTCACCAGATATTGCTGCAACAATCAACTCTGGTTGGTCATTCTTGTCTCCTTTGTTTTCTGCTTTGTATTGTTTTGCTTTGATTATTCAGCTCTAACTGGAACCCAAGAAAGGGTCTCTGTTTCTGTCAGTAATTATGAAGATTCAATCTCTACCCACAAATCGAAATCCCTCCAACTCCCTGAAAATGTCAATGAAACCTCCATTGGACCCATGAAATCTGATTATCTTAGAGAGGATAATGTGCAACAAAAATCTGTTAAAGATTCTTGTTTGGGTCGATACATTTTTATTCATCGTCTTCCTAGCCAATTCAACCAAGAATTGATTGAAAATTGTGAGTCAATTAACAGAGGGACTGAGCATAACATTTGTCCATATTTGGTTAATTCTGCTCTGGGTCATGAAGTAGAAAATTCTCAAGGAATTTTGTTAAATAAGAGTTGGTACTCTACTAATCAATTCTTGTTGGAAGTCATATTCCACTTTAGGATGAAGAAATACAAGTGCTTAACCAATGATTCTTCCCTTGCTTCAGCTATTTATGTGCCATTTTATGCGGGTCTTGATGTTAGCAGATATCTTTGGGGTTTTAAAACATCAGTGAGAGATCAATCTGGTTATGATCTTGTCAAGTGGCTTGTTGAAAAACCTGAGTGGAAGAAAATGTTGGGTAGAGACCATTTCTTGGTTGCAGGGAGGATTGCTTGGGATTTTAGAAGGCAAACTGATAATGAGTCTGATTGGGGTAGCAAGCTTAGGTTCTTGCCAGAATCTAATAACATGTCAATGTTGGCAATTGAGTCTAGTTCATGGAACAATGATTATGCTATACCATATCCAACTTGTTTTCATCCCTCAAAAGACAGTGAGGTGTTTCAATGGCAAGATAAGATGAGAAGACAAACAAGACCATACTTGTTTTCTTTTGCTGGTGCTCCGAGGCCTGATCTTCTAGGGTCTGTCAGAGGCAAGATTATTGAGGAATGCATAGCTTCAAACAACTTTTGCAAGTTGTTAGAGTGTGATTATGGTATTAATGGTGCTATTAATTGTGATAATCCAGTGAATGTGATGAGGTTGTTTCAGAATTCAGTTTTTTGCTTGCAACCTCCAGGAGATTCATACACTAGGCGATCCATGTTTGATTCGATATTGGCAGGGTGCATTCCTGTTTTCTTTCATCCAGGTACAGCATATGCACAATATAAGTGGCATCTACCAAAGAATTATAGTAAATATTCTGTGTATATACCTGTGA carries:
- the LOC110672309 gene encoding probable xyloglucan galactosyltransferase GT14, translated to MEKPVTRYCCNNQLWLVILVSFVFCFVLFCFDYSALTGTQERVSVSVSNYEDSISTHKSKSLQLPENVNETSIGPMKSDYLREDNVQQKSVKDSCLGRYIFIHRLPSQFNQELIENCESINRGTEHNICPYLVNSALGHEVENSQGILLNKSWYSTNQFLLEVIFHFRMKKYKCLTNDSSLASAIYVPFYAGLDVSRYLWGFKTSVRDQSGYDLVKWLVEKPEWKKMLGRDHFLVAGRIAWDFRRQTDNESDWGSKLRFLPESNNMSMLAIESSSWNNDYAIPYPTCFHPSKDSEVFQWQDKMRRQTRPYLFSFAGAPRPDLLGSVRGKIIEECIASNNFCKLLECDYGINGAINCDNPVNVMRLFQNSVFCLQPPGDSYTRRSMFDSILAGCIPVFFHPGTAYAQYKWHLPKNYSKYSVYIPVRDAKDWKAGINETLLKIPEDRVLALREEIIKLIPRIIYADPSSRMGTTEDAFDLAVKGILDRIERVRRITREGRDPSIGFADGDDYKYTFSGYVGET